The bacterium genome has a window encoding:
- a CDS encoding response regulator, protein MGIGRAFRGSGWSVLVLLGGLVLTIWAASLVRQLENQRLAFDFKVAASDRVAAVRHQFEEQKKLLESVAALWSAVEEIDRVAFRGFVERLIQHGPRLKAIGYAPRVEAGGRAAFERAARTQGLAGFRITEADTEGRMVAAQPRSDYYPVFYLEPVSDNEAALGFDLASHSVRREALERARDSGRIQASRRIHLVQDREDRVRILMAAPIYRRDANTDDVTSRRANLVGFATQVFWIDEVIESGLAQLMPGGVDLDLLDPSEPVTNRIVYRHLSQTRSPEAAPAEGVSGRGAGAAALLWPGLAREFEFGGRRWILESRPSPEFLKAHRGPLPGVALAAGLLLTVGLTSYLASMVKRSKEIREANAALEAEVEERLRSESELRLGEERFRGVIENMPVLMMAFDEQWNVIAWNRECQRVSGYSANEIEHNPAAIDLLSAPEARGTLIEEWRARTQDSDREWQLRSRDGEVHTISWSNISDDFPVPGWHSWGVGVDVTRRKQAEAEREDLQRQMLQTQKLESLGILAGGIAHDFNNLLTSILGNTAEALRELSETSQVRPFLAQIQLASERAAMLTRQMLAYTGRGSFERQPVDLSEHVREIAGLLSTAVTRKTTLRLDLAEGLPAVEADPSALQQLVMNLAINAAESSGDGPGVVEIRSGIAEFGPGESRGLVVAVDLAPGEYVTLEVEDTGMGMSEATVARIFDPFFTTKFTGRGLGLAAVLGIVRSHRGGIAVDTQPGHGSTFRIYLPASAHATQQPIAVEAHDDPGQGLVLLVDDEAMIRSMARRGLERRGYRVYCAEGGAEALRIFANCADEIDCVVLDMTMPEMDGAATLGALRKIRGDVPVLLMSGYSEAETLDRFVEPIAGFIPKPFTAATLAAAVARVLKSKDHH, encoded by the coding sequence ATGGGCATAGGCCGAGCGTTTCGCGGTAGTGGCTGGAGTGTGCTCGTGTTGTTAGGTGGGTTGGTGCTCACGATCTGGGCTGCTTCCCTGGTCCGGCAGCTCGAAAACCAGCGACTCGCTTTTGATTTCAAGGTCGCAGCGAGCGACCGTGTCGCGGCCGTGCGGCACCAGTTCGAAGAGCAGAAGAAGCTGCTCGAATCCGTCGCGGCGCTCTGGAGCGCGGTCGAGGAGATCGATCGCGTGGCGTTTCGGGGCTTCGTCGAGCGTCTGATCCAGCACGGGCCGCGGCTCAAGGCAATCGGCTACGCGCCGCGCGTCGAGGCAGGCGGGCGGGCCGCCTTCGAGCGTGCCGCACGCACGCAGGGCCTGGCTGGATTTCGAATCACCGAGGCCGACACCGAAGGTCGTATGGTCGCAGCGCAGCCCCGCTCCGACTACTACCCCGTCTTCTACCTCGAACCGGTCAGCGACAACGAGGCCGCCCTGGGCTTCGACCTGGCCTCGCACTCCGTACGTCGAGAAGCCCTCGAGCGCGCCCGAGACAGCGGTCGCATACAGGCGTCTCGGCGGATCCACCTCGTGCAGGACCGTGAGGATCGAGTGCGCATCCTGATGGCAGCGCCGATCTATCGCCGAGATGCCAACACCGACGATGTGACTTCACGGCGCGCGAATCTGGTTGGCTTCGCGACGCAGGTGTTCTGGATCGACGAGGTCATCGAAAGTGGCCTGGCCCAGCTCATGCCGGGCGGCGTCGATCTGGACCTTCTCGACCCCTCGGAGCCGGTCACGAACCGCATTGTGTACCGGCATCTTTCGCAGACCCGGTCGCCGGAGGCGGCGCCTGCCGAAGGCGTCTCGGGCCGCGGCGCAGGAGCCGCGGCACTTCTCTGGCCTGGTCTCGCCCGTGAGTTCGAGTTTGGAGGTCGTCGCTGGATACTCGAAAGCCGCCCCTCCCCCGAGTTCCTGAAGGCCCATCGCGGGCCATTGCCCGGGGTGGCCCTGGCCGCGGGCCTGCTGCTCACCGTAGGGCTCACGTCCTATCTCGCGTCCATGGTGAAGCGCAGCAAGGAGATCCGCGAGGCGAATGCCGCCTTGGAGGCAGAAGTCGAGGAGCGCCTGCGCAGCGAATCCGAGCTGCGCCTTGGCGAGGAACGCTTCCGCGGCGTCATCGAGAACATGCCCGTGCTGATGATGGCCTTCGACGAGCAGTGGAACGTGATCGCCTGGAATCGCGAGTGCCAGCGCGTGAGCGGCTATTCAGCGAACGAGATCGAGCACAACCCCGCAGCGATCGACTTGCTCTCGGCGCCCGAGGCTCGTGGAACGCTCATCGAGGAGTGGCGGGCTCGCACCCAGGATAGCGACCGCGAATGGCAGTTGAGGTCTCGCGACGGCGAGGTGCACACGATCTCGTGGTCGAACATCTCCGACGACTTCCCAGTTCCGGGTTGGCACAGCTGGGGAGTGGGTGTGGACGTCACCCGGCGCAAGCAGGCCGAGGCAGAGCGCGAAGATCTACAGCGCCAGATGCTCCAGACCCAGAAACTCGAGAGCCTCGGCATCCTCGCCGGCGGCATCGCCCACGACTTCAACAACCTGCTGACATCCATACTCGGAAATACGGCGGAGGCACTGCGCGAGCTTTCGGAAACGAGCCAGGTACGGCCCTTTCTCGCACAGATCCAACTAGCGAGCGAGCGCGCCGCCATGCTGACGAGGCAAATGCTCGCTTACACTGGAAGAGGCAGCTTCGAGCGCCAGCCGGTAGATCTCTCCGAGCACGTGCGGGAGATCGCGGGTCTGCTGAGCACAGCGGTGACTCGCAAGACGACGCTGCGGCTCGATCTGGCAGAGGGATTGCCCGCCGTCGAGGCCGACCCGAGCGCGCTGCAGCAGCTGGTGATGAACCTCGCAATCAACGCCGCAGAGTCCTCGGGCGACGGGCCCGGCGTCGTCGAGATCCGCTCTGGCATCGCAGAATTCGGACCGGGCGAGTCTCGAGGCCTTGTGGTCGCCGTCGATCTGGCCCCCGGTGAATATGTGACACTCGAGGTCGAAGACACCGGGATGGGGATGTCGGAAGCTACCGTCGCGCGAATCTTCGATCCCTTCTTCACCACCAAGTTCACGGGGCGGGGCCTCGGCCTCGCGGCTGTGCTGGGCATCGTGCGTAGCCACCGCGGCGGCATCGCGGTCGATACTCAGCCAGGGCATGGTTCGACCTTTCGGATCTACTTGCCCGCCTCGGCACACGCGACCCAGCAGCCAATCGCGGTCGAGGCCCACGACGATCCAGGTCAAGGGCTGGTACTGCTCGTCGACGACGAAGCCATGATCCGCAGCATGGCGCGCCGCGGCCTCGAGAGGCGTGGCTACCGGGTGTATTGCGCCGAGGGAGGCGCGGAGGCTCTTCGCATCTTCGCCAACTGTGCGGATGAAATCGATTGCGTCGTGCTCGACATGACCATGCCTGAGATGGACGGCGCTGCGACCCTTGGCGCACTGCGCAAGATCCGCGGCGACGTCCCCGTGCTGCTGATGAGCGGCTATAGCGAGGCCGAGACGTTAGACCGGTTCGTCGAGCCGATTGCCGGCTTCATACCAAAGCCCTTCACCGCTGCCACGCTCGCGGCGGCTGTCGCGCGGGTGCTGAAAAGCAAGGATCACCACTAG
- the nirK gene encoding nitrite reductase, copper-containing, which produces MRRISMTRLAVLVALAFVVGVGPAAADKPSKAEGLRRVNQVMVKPPFLPKHDQVAKGDPVIVEVRLEVVERELVIDGAGTKLNALTFQGSVPGPMIVVHEGDYVELTLVNPAGEITGGEGWEGTSSNIMSHNIDLHAVTGALGGAGMTLVNPGQEATIRFKATKVGVFVYHCAPGGAMIPYHVVAGMNGAIMVLPREGLKDRSGKPLRYDKAYYIGEQDFYVAKGIDGRYKEYDGPAAAMPETLEVMKTNEPSHVVFNGAVGALTGESSLTAKVGETVLFLHSQANRDTRPHLIGGHGDYVWASGSFSDPPQTDLETWFIAGGSAGAALYKFVQPGLYVYLNHNLIDAVLKGAAAHVNVEGEWDNDYLEQIKKTGPIGP; this is translated from the coding sequence ATGAGAAGAATCTCGATGACTCGACTCGCAGTGCTCGTGGCGCTTGCGTTCGTGGTGGGTGTCGGCCCGGCTGCGGCGGACAAGCCCTCGAAGGCCGAGGGTCTGCGACGGGTGAATCAGGTGATGGTGAAGCCGCCTTTCCTGCCGAAGCACGACCAGGTGGCGAAGGGCGATCCGGTGATCGTCGAGGTCCGGCTCGAAGTGGTCGAGCGGGAGTTGGTGATCGACGGTGCGGGCACCAAGCTCAACGCCCTGACCTTCCAGGGCAGCGTTCCCGGGCCGATGATCGTGGTGCACGAGGGCGACTACGTGGAGCTCACACTCGTGAACCCTGCCGGCGAGATCACCGGGGGCGAGGGTTGGGAGGGTACTTCTTCGAACATCATGAGCCATAACATCGATCTGCACGCCGTGACCGGCGCCCTGGGCGGTGCGGGCATGACACTGGTGAACCCTGGCCAGGAAGCCACGATCCGCTTCAAGGCCACCAAGGTCGGAGTGTTCGTCTACCACTGCGCGCCCGGTGGCGCGATGATCCCCTACCACGTGGTCGCAGGAATGAACGGCGCCATCATGGTGCTGCCTCGCGAAGGCCTCAAGGATCGCTCCGGAAAGCCGCTGCGCTACGACAAGGCCTACTACATCGGTGAGCAGGACTTCTACGTCGCCAAGGGCATCGACGGCAGGTACAAGGAGTACGACGGTCCGGCCGCAGCGATGCCCGAGACGCTCGAGGTGATGAAGACCAACGAGCCCAGCCACGTCGTCTTCAATGGCGCAGTTGGCGCGCTCACGGGTGAGAGCTCGCTCACGGCCAAGGTGGGGGAGACGGTGCTCTTCCTCCACTCCCAGGCGAACCGCGACACCCGTCCCCACCTGATCGGCGGCCACGGCGATTACGTATGGGCCAGCGGCTCCTTCTCCGATCCGCCCCAGACGGACCTCGAGACGTGGTTCATCGCCGGTGGCTCCGCCGGCGCCGCGCTCTACAAGTTCGTCCAGCCGGGTCTCTACGTGTACCTGAACCACAACCTGATCGACGCCGTGCTGAAGGGCGCCGCCGCCCACGTGAACGTCGAGGGCGAGTGGGACAACGACTACCTGGAGCAGATCAAGAAAACGGGACCGATCGGCCCCTAG
- a CDS encoding SCO family protein yields the protein MRWKSLYLTTVFATSLWVTGALAEDTPMLAVHDGVGGEFSAPSSLGRDVTLSEFRGKSVLLFFGYTSCQDVCPATLSHLHTLMKRLGAGADDVQVLLATVDPENDTPEHLRAYLAQFDSRFIGLTGTREQADALAKLFMVDHSRSHGVELSNEHNRTHTPVKSAYLYSHSQQIYLLDKQGRTRALFFTGSPLEEMQAAVLALLEEPAHAPPADGGSPNAPLDAKCRSGGAPCPHDPANHGAHQGTEGKKG from the coding sequence ATGCGCTGGAAATCCCTGTACCTGACGACCGTCTTCGCAACGTCGCTCTGGGTCACGGGCGCTCTCGCCGAGGACACCCCGATGCTGGCCGTCCACGACGGGGTCGGTGGCGAGTTCTCTGCGCCTAGCAGCCTCGGCCGCGACGTCACCCTCTCGGAATTTCGTGGCAAGAGCGTGCTGCTGTTCTTCGGCTATACGAGTTGTCAGGACGTCTGCCCCGCCACGCTCTCTCACCTTCACACCCTGATGAAGCGCCTCGGAGCGGGGGCCGACGACGTGCAGGTGTTGCTGGCAACGGTAGACCCGGAGAACGATACACCGGAGCACCTGCGCGCATACCTGGCCCAGTTCGATTCGCGCTTCATCGGGCTGACTGGAACGCGCGAGCAGGCAGACGCGCTGGCAAAGCTCTTCATGGTCGACCACAGCCGGAGCCACGGCGTGGAACTCAGCAACGAGCACAACCGGACCCATACACCGGTGAAGAGCGCCTACCTGTATTCGCACTCCCAGCAGATCTACCTGCTGGACAAGCAGGGCCGCACACGAGCCCTGTTCTTCACCGGCTCACCCCTGGAAGAGATGCAGGCGGCGGTGTTGGCGCTCCTCGAGGAGCCCGCACACGCCCCGCCTGCCGATGGGGGAAGCCCGAATGCTCCGCTCGATGCGAAGTGCCGTTCCGGCGGGGCACCGTGCCCACACGATCCCGCCAACCATGGAGCACATCAGGGCACGGAGGGAAAAAAGGGATGA
- a CDS encoding Rrf2 family transcriptional regulator produces the protein MILSQTAEYALRAMAWLAIMPTGEPMRVKDLSIATGIPSHYLSKVMRRLVLAGLLTSQKGQGGGFLLSKAPDEIPFIDILTAVDAYSTDGRCAFGWGKCDAAYPCPLHGSWSRLNEQLRSWAEGTTLADIAKDGVENRDLRVARAAR, from the coding sequence ATGATCCTCTCCCAAACAGCTGAATACGCCCTCAGGGCGATGGCATGGCTGGCGATCATGCCGACGGGAGAGCCGATGCGCGTGAAGGATCTGTCGATCGCGACGGGTATCCCGAGCCACTACCTCTCGAAGGTGATGCGGCGCCTGGTGCTGGCCGGCCTGCTGACCTCGCAGAAGGGGCAGGGCGGCGGCTTCCTGCTCTCGAAGGCACCCGACGAGATCCCTTTCATCGACATCCTGACAGCGGTGGACGCCTACTCGACGGATGGACGCTGCGCCTTCGGTTGGGGGAAGTGCGACGCGGCTTATCCCTGTCCACTCCACGGCTCATGGAGCCGGCTGAACGAACAACTCCGGTCCTGGGCCGAGGGCACCACCCTGGCTGACATCGCGAAAGACGGGGTCGAGAACCGGGACCTCAGGGTGGCGAGGGCGGCGCGCTAG
- a CDS encoding nitric-oxide reductase has translation MSQQGRNLAQILQDKNTWWVHFLIVAAICAAGLIYLGTQTYVGAPPLESYKTASGETVISREQIKHGQEVFHLRGLMGYGSFWGDGAERGPDFTADALHRTVVSMRSFYEAELGGTVSQYDKDAIEARVRREIHTNTWDESAGHILISDAQTKAFEDLVVHFTAMFNDPTYEESFEPAGFISDPDDLRDLSAFFFWGGWVSGANRPGEIYSYTHNWPYDPDAGNTATSQTWIWSFISIFGLFLGILAVLYVYGQFKEQGDPFAGNGTSLTTNDLEEGRVRATQRATYKFFVFSIILFGCQVLAGVFASMDFVRPFGFSLGDIIPFTVLRSYHTLFQIYWFFMAWVGYTIFFLPRISRVPDGQLALINGLFALCIVTGVGALVGIYAGQTGMITGATAYWFGSQGWEFMEIGRAFQYTLLTSFALWIYIIFRAVRPWLTTKNIWSVPAWLLYGSGIMVAFLFFGLMISPEQNFAVSDYWRWMVVHMWVEVTFEVFTTVIVGYILVQMGLISRMMAERVIFLAVMMFLVTATLGISHNFYWIAKPTGIIAVGGVFSTLQVLPLLLLTLDAWRGKSEAGRAQKHVVAGRQAFLMEGVWLFILAVNFWNIFGAGVFGSLINLPIVNYYEHGTYMTGNHAHAAMFGVKGNIALGGMLFCIQHLIRKEAWNEQLVKRAFWSLQLGLALMMFLDLFPVGMYQLMIVVQEGLWFARSQEILTGSVWKVLTYFRSIGGTLFIVGGVLPLIYFFLKSGLELKAEADSDEGEWTVYEKDWAA, from the coding sequence ATGAGCCAACAGGGCCGGAACCTCGCTCAGATCCTCCAGGACAAGAACACCTGGTGGGTGCATTTCTTGATCGTTGCCGCGATCTGCGCTGCGGGATTGATCTATCTCGGCACGCAGACCTACGTGGGCGCACCGCCGCTGGAGTCTTACAAGACGGCCAGCGGGGAGACGGTGATCTCGCGTGAGCAGATCAAACACGGGCAGGAGGTGTTCCACCTCAGGGGCCTGATGGGTTACGGCTCGTTCTGGGGCGACGGAGCGGAACGTGGGCCGGACTTCACTGCGGATGCTCTGCACCGGACGGTTGTCTCGATGCGGTCGTTCTATGAAGCCGAGTTGGGCGGTACTGTCAGCCAGTACGACAAGGATGCGATCGAGGCGCGGGTTCGCCGAGAGATTCATACGAACACCTGGGACGAGAGCGCCGGTCATATCCTCATCAGCGATGCCCAGACCAAGGCGTTCGAGGATCTGGTTGTTCATTTCACGGCGATGTTCAACGATCCGACGTATGAAGAATCCTTTGAGCCGGCTGGCTTCATCTCCGACCCCGACGATCTTCGGGATCTGTCCGCCTTCTTCTTCTGGGGCGGTTGGGTCTCCGGGGCGAATCGACCGGGTGAGATCTACAGCTACACGCACAACTGGCCGTATGATCCCGACGCTGGCAACACGGCCACGAGCCAGACCTGGATCTGGAGTTTCATTTCGATCTTTGGACTGTTCCTGGGAATCCTGGCGGTCCTGTACGTGTACGGGCAATTCAAGGAGCAAGGGGATCCGTTCGCGGGGAACGGGACGTCGCTGACCACGAACGACCTGGAGGAGGGACGCGTACGTGCCACGCAGCGGGCCACGTACAAGTTCTTCGTGTTCTCGATCATCCTGTTCGGGTGTCAGGTCCTGGCCGGTGTGTTCGCCTCGATGGACTTCGTGCGTCCGTTCGGGTTCTCTCTCGGGGACATCATTCCGTTCACGGTGTTGCGCAGCTATCACACACTGTTCCAGATCTATTGGTTCTTCATGGCATGGGTCGGTTATACGATCTTCTTCCTGCCCCGGATCTCGAGGGTTCCGGACGGGCAGCTAGCCCTGATCAACGGGCTGTTTGCGCTGTGTATCGTCACAGGTGTGGGCGCGCTGGTGGGCATCTATGCCGGCCAGACGGGCATGATCACCGGTGCGACCGCGTACTGGTTCGGGAGCCAGGGCTGGGAGTTCATGGAGATCGGTCGAGCCTTCCAGTACACGCTGCTGACCTCGTTCGCTCTCTGGATCTACATCATCTTCCGCGCCGTGAGGCCGTGGCTGACGACCAAGAACATCTGGTCCGTTCCCGCGTGGCTGCTCTACGGCAGTGGGATCATGGTCGCGTTCTTGTTCTTCGGGCTGATGATTTCGCCGGAGCAGAACTTTGCGGTTTCGGACTACTGGCGCTGGATGGTCGTGCACATGTGGGTGGAGGTCACCTTCGAGGTGTTCACGACGGTGATCGTCGGGTACATCCTGGTGCAGATGGGCCTCATCTCACGGATGATGGCTGAGCGGGTCATCTTCCTGGCCGTGATGATGTTCCTGGTCACCGCGACGCTCGGCATTTCGCACAACTTCTACTGGATCGCGAAGCCGACGGGAATCATCGCCGTGGGAGGCGTCTTCTCGACACTTCAGGTGCTGCCGCTGCTCTTGCTGACACTCGATGCCTGGCGAGGAAAGTCGGAAGCGGGTCGGGCCCAGAAGCATGTGGTCGCAGGAAGACAGGCCTTCTTGATGGAAGGCGTCTGGCTGTTCATCCTGGCCGTCAACTTCTGGAACATCTTTGGAGCGGGAGTATTTGGCTCGCTCATCAACCTTCCCATCGTCAACTACTACGAGCACGGCACCTACATGACGGGCAACCATGCTCATGCCGCCATGTTCGGGGTGAAGGGAAACATCGCCCTCGGCGGGATGCTGTTCTGCATTCAGCATCTGATCCGGAAAGAAGCCTGGAACGAGCAGTTGGTCAAGCGAGCCTTCTGGTCGCTGCAGCTTGGATTGGCGTTGATGATGTTCCTCGATCTGTTCCCGGTCGGGATGTACCAGCTCATGATCGTGGTCCAGGAAGGGCTCTGGTTCGCCCGCTCCCAGGAGATCCTGACCGGAAGCGTGTGGAAGGTCCTGACCTACTTCCGCTCGATCGGAGGGACCCTGTTCATCGTGGGTGGCGTGTTGCCTCTGATCTACTTCTTCCTGAAGAGCGGCCTCGAGCTCAAAGCCGAAGCGGATTCGGACGAAGGCGAGTGGACCGTCTACGAGAAGGATTGGGCGGCCTGA
- a CDS encoding glutamyl-tRNA reductase, with protein sequence MLRLLADGESPTAKILLLGMNDRTASIEVRERFAVSDPAAALHELAKSDEIEEAMLLSTCNRVEIVVTTHQPAAASRRLLHFLQHDLGSGALPPGMSLEDCTYRYQDGEAVAHVFRVASSIDSMVVGEPQILGQVKDAYGLASEAGFCGPLLARLYQRAFATAKRVKNETRIGERPVSVPRVAVRLASKIFEELSDKTALLIGAGDMIELALESLQREGLAAVRIANRTRNNAAALARRFDASAHGFEELDDLLVEADVVLSCIGGDVPLLGSDQVARALGARQARPVFFIDIGVPRNVDPEVNRLENAYLYDLDDLRDIAATNAEERRREGDRAEEIVLEEQLGFDGWLTALQAVPTIRDLQSRGEEIRVGAVERAASRLGLDDMPEEQREALDALTRSIVNKLLHGPMARLRGETGHEEGVAMLKATRALFGLDDREAEDTALATARRGSALR encoded by the coding sequence ATGCTCAGGCTGCTCGCCGACGGCGAGAGCCCGACGGCGAAGATCCTGCTCCTCGGAATGAACGACCGCACGGCTTCGATCGAGGTGCGGGAGCGCTTCGCCGTGAGCGACCCCGCGGCGGCGCTGCACGAACTCGCGAAGAGTGACGAGATCGAGGAGGCGATGCTGCTCTCGACCTGCAACCGGGTCGAGATCGTCGTGACCACGCACCAACCGGCGGCGGCGAGTCGTCGCCTGCTGCACTTCCTGCAGCACGACCTGGGCTCGGGTGCGCTGCCGCCCGGTATGTCGTTGGAGGACTGCACGTACCGGTACCAGGACGGCGAGGCGGTCGCGCACGTGTTCCGGGTTGCTTCGTCGATCGATTCGATGGTCGTAGGCGAGCCTCAGATCCTGGGTCAGGTCAAAGACGCCTACGGCCTCGCCAGCGAGGCGGGTTTCTGTGGTCCGCTGCTCGCGCGGCTATATCAGCGCGCATTCGCGACAGCGAAGCGCGTCAAGAACGAGACACGGATCGGGGAACGTCCGGTATCGGTCCCCCGCGTCGCCGTGAGGCTTGCTAGCAAGATCTTTGAAGAGCTGAGCGACAAGACCGCGCTGCTGATTGGCGCGGGCGACATGATCGAGCTCGCCCTGGAGTCGCTCCAGCGGGAAGGGCTGGCAGCCGTACGCATCGCAAATCGCACTCGCAACAACGCCGCTGCCCTGGCCAGGCGTTTCGATGCGAGCGCGCATGGGTTCGAGGAACTCGACGATCTGCTCGTGGAAGCGGATGTCGTCCTGAGCTGTATCGGTGGAGATGTCCCCCTGCTAGGCAGCGATCAGGTGGCGCGGGCGCTCGGGGCCCGCCAGGCGCGACCGGTGTTCTTCATCGACATCGGCGTTCCGCGCAACGTCGATCCCGAAGTGAATCGCCTGGAGAACGCCTATCTCTACGACCTCGACGACCTGCGGGACATCGCGGCCACCAACGCCGAGGAGCGTAGGCGTGAGGGCGACAGGGCCGAGGAGATCGTTCTAGAGGAACAGCTGGGCTTCGACGGCTGGCTGACGGCGCTGCAGGCAGTTCCGACGATCCGCGATCTGCAGAGCCGGGGCGAGGAGATCCGCGTGGGCGCGGTCGAACGCGCCGCCAGCCGCCTGGGACTCGACGACATGCCGGAAGAGCAGAGAGAGGCGCTCGACGCGCTCACGCGTTCGATCGTCAACAAGCTCCTACACGGTCCAATGGCGCGTCTGCGGGGGGAAACGGGCCACGAAGAGGGTGTGGCGATGCTCAAGGCCACGCGGGCTCTCTTCGGACTCGACGATCGGGAAGCGGAAGACACCGCGCTCGCTACTGCCAGGCGAGGGTCAGCCCTGCGATGA
- a CDS encoding TetR/AcrR family transcriptional regulator, whose translation MAEPAPEGRLEKRKRERRLRIYNAAVGLFRSQGFERTTVNQIAEAADIAPATFFNHFQSKSALLGHMTTDILDVVGLMLEDELKAAESTHDRLIGFVANAADQIAETRDLARDVLLELVRTESEPGQQPPYVGRIHEPFAAMLREGQERGDVRRDQDAAFLAEMVVGILNAAITNWLADSHYPIEQRLRQAVQFAWEAIRFESGSADGPAGAPKPSTSSQG comes from the coding sequence ATGGCAGAGCCGGCGCCGGAAGGGCGGCTTGAGAAGCGGAAGCGCGAGCGGCGGCTGCGCATCTACAACGCAGCCGTGGGTCTGTTCCGCAGCCAGGGCTTCGAGCGCACCACGGTGAACCAGATCGCCGAAGCCGCGGATATCGCGCCGGCGACGTTCTTCAACCATTTCCAGAGCAAGAGTGCCCTGTTGGGGCATATGACCACAGACATTCTCGACGTCGTCGGACTCATGCTCGAGGATGAGCTCAAAGCCGCCGAGTCGACCCACGATCGCCTCATAGGCTTCGTGGCCAACGCGGCGGACCAGATCGCCGAGACGCGAGACCTCGCCCGGGACGTGTTGCTGGAGCTGGTGCGCACCGAATCCGAGCCGGGACAGCAGCCCCCCTACGTGGGGCGCATCCACGAACCCTTCGCCGCGATGCTGCGTGAGGGCCAGGAGCGGGGCGATGTGCGCCGCGATCAGGACGCGGCCTTCCTGGCAGAGATGGTGGTCGGCATCCTCAACGCCGCGATTACCAACTGGCTCGCCGATTCCCACTACCCCATCGAGCAGCGCCTGCGTCAGGCGGTCCAGTTTGCCTGGGAGGCGATCCGCTTCGAGTCCGGCTCGGCCGACGGCCCAGCTGGAGCACCCAAGCCGTCAACCTCATCGCAGGGCTGA
- a CDS encoding ferredoxin → MRRRFEVVEEECIGCALCSERAPENLEIPAGTSIARVFKQPQTPAEEEACAEASDYCPIGGLQANAADSPSADSSQGDAQGTLIPAGDSTPVGITSATLEK, encoded by the coding sequence ATGCGGCGTCGTTTCGAAGTGGTCGAGGAGGAGTGCATCGGCTGCGCGTTGTGCTCGGAACGGGCCCCCGAGAATCTCGAAATCCCCGCTGGCACGTCCATCGCCCGGGTCTTCAAGCAGCCCCAGACCCCAGCGGAAGAGGAGGCTTGCGCCGAGGCTTCGGACTACTGCCCCATCGGCGGGCTCCAAGCGAACGCCGCTGATTCCCCGTCCGCCGATTCCTCCCAGGGCGATGCCCAGGGGACGCTCATTCCGGCTGGAGACTCCACGCCGGTCGGTATCACGTCAGCAACACTGGAGAAATGA
- a CDS encoding ferritin-like domain-containing protein: MSFETIDTTVQALWRFDYDTNIKALRDLYEVAKKEQWNAALDIPWEIETDPSQIGDMSAQFAEPYDFVKALPMEKQIELSKRRSAHLLSTFLHGEQGAMMICGQLVEVVPDMDGKLYASTQVIDEARHVEVFHRYIQRLDRIYPIMPGLKALLNAVLTADLWQMKCVGMQVIAESLAMGSFKIMKEITGDEVFRKILELTSQDEARHVSYGLIYMKDAIPKMNEPDRDRLEDFAWTAMTLLATTPQMEKGKAWVDPMEEIYASVGVDPKKASSEIASRLSDPETAKSQPNPFREYAFPQLQRVGLITDRTISKYREVGLAD, encoded by the coding sequence ATGAGCTTCGAGACGATCGATACTACGGTCCAGGCGCTTTGGCGCTTCGACTATGACACGAACATCAAGGCGCTTCGCGATCTCTATGAGGTGGCCAAGAAGGAGCAGTGGAACGCCGCGCTGGACATCCCTTGGGAGATCGAGACCGACCCGAGCCAGATCGGCGACATGAGCGCTCAGTTCGCCGAGCCGTACGATTTCGTCAAGGCGCTCCCGATGGAGAAGCAGATCGAACTCTCGAAGCGGCGCTCGGCCCACCTGCTGTCGACTTTCCTGCACGGTGAGCAGGGTGCGATGATGATCTGCGGGCAGCTCGTGGAGGTCGTGCCGGACATGGACGGCAAACTCTACGCGTCCACGCAGGTGATCGACGAGGCCCGTCACGTCGAGGTCTTCCACCGCTACATCCAACGCCTGGACCGCATCTACCCGATCATGCCCGGGCTGAAGGCGTTGCTCAACGCGGTACTCACGGCGGATCTCTGGCAGATGAAGTGCGTCGGCATGCAGGTCATCGCGGAGAGCCTGGCCATGGGATCCTTCAAGATCATGAAGGAAATCACGGGGGACGAGGTCTTTCGCAAGATCCTGGAGCTCACCTCCCAGGACGAGGCGCGGCACGTGTCCTACGGGCTGATCTACATGAAGGACGCGATCCCGAAGATGAACGAGCCCGACCGCGACCGCCTGGAGGACTTTGCCTGGACGGCGATGACGCTGCTCGCGACGACCCCACAGATGGAAAAGGGCAAGGCGTGGGTCGATCCCATGGAGGAGATCTACGCCTCTGTTGGGGTCGATCCCAAGAAAGCGTCCAGCGAGATCGCCTCGAGGTTGAGCGACCCGGAGACGGCCAAGTCTCAGCCGAATCCCTTCCGCGAGTATGCCTTCCCGCAGCTCCAGCGCGTCGGTCTGATCACCGACCGCACGATCTCGAAGTATCGCGAGGTGGGCCTGGCGGACTGA